The Sphingomicrobium sp. genome has a window encoding:
- a CDS encoding LLM class flavin-dependent oxidoreductase has protein sequence MVTLSILDLAPVTEGSDVSQALRQSAELAQAGERLGYKRYWMAEHHSMPGIASAATAVALAYVGAQTSSIRIGAGGIMLPNHAPLIVAEQFGTLEALYPGRVDLGLGRAPGTDQAAAYAMRRNLQGDANQFPNDVVELMNYFKGANGRVRAVPGEGMDIPVYILGSSLFGAQLAAMLGLPYAFASHFAPAMMMEAIRVYRERFEPSAQLDRPYVMLGFNCFAADSHEEAELLATSVQQAFVALRTGQPGKLPPPKANYLDELGSHARSVLDDVLSCSAIGTVEEVGAKVRSFVEQTGADELIVTAQIYDPAARIRSYELLMEALGQHAVGAAREPANS, from the coding sequence ATGGTCACTCTTTCCATCCTTGATCTCGCTCCCGTCACCGAAGGAAGTGACGTTTCCCAGGCACTTCGCCAATCAGCTGAGCTCGCGCAGGCGGGGGAGCGGCTAGGCTACAAACGCTATTGGATGGCCGAACACCATTCGATGCCCGGTATCGCCAGCGCAGCGACGGCCGTGGCGCTCGCCTATGTCGGCGCGCAAACGTCGAGCATTCGGATCGGCGCAGGAGGCATCATGCTTCCGAACCACGCGCCGCTCATCGTTGCCGAGCAATTCGGTACGCTCGAAGCGCTCTATCCGGGGCGCGTGGATCTCGGTCTCGGACGCGCACCCGGCACGGACCAGGCCGCGGCCTATGCGATGCGGCGCAACCTGCAGGGCGACGCTAACCAGTTCCCGAACGACGTCGTCGAACTGATGAACTATTTCAAAGGCGCCAACGGGCGGGTTCGCGCCGTTCCGGGCGAAGGGATGGACATCCCTGTCTATATCCTTGGCTCCAGCCTGTTCGGCGCGCAGCTCGCGGCCATGCTCGGCTTGCCTTACGCCTTCGCGTCGCACTTCGCGCCGGCAATGATGATGGAGGCGATCCGCGTCTATCGCGAGCGCTTCGAACCATCGGCACAGCTCGATCGCCCCTACGTGATGCTCGGCTTCAACTGCTTCGCCGCCGACAGCCATGAAGAGGCCGAACTGCTCGCCACGTCGGTCCAGCAGGCGTTCGTTGCCCTGCGCACCGGCCAGCCGGGCAAGCTGCCGCCGCCGAAAGCCAATTACCTGGACGAGCTCGGGTCCCACGCCCGGTCGGTGCTCGACGACGTGCTTTCCTGTTCGGCGATCGGCACTGTCGAAGAAGTCGGCGCGAAAGTGCGCAGCTTCGTCGAACAGACCGGCGCAGATGAGCTGATCGTCACTGCGCAGATCTACGATCCCGCGGCGCGAATTCGCTCCTACGAACTGTTGATGGAAGCGCTAGGCCAGCACGCAGTTGGAGCGGCCCGCGAGCCGGCCAATTCGTAG
- a CDS encoding chemotaxis protein CheW: protein MNELLLVVTIAGERVALPAAAVESVVELDTLIPVPRAAPHVAGLSALRSRVLTVIDCKRSLELGMSDCSDGIREAAVVEFDGHHYALIVDLVEDVVEALSDPAPVRAAMGAGWGRASLGMVDTESGPLLLVDVAALIAGAPEAKAA from the coding sequence ATGAACGAACTGCTGCTGGTCGTGACCATCGCCGGCGAGCGCGTCGCGCTGCCTGCCGCCGCCGTCGAATCCGTGGTCGAGCTGGACACCTTGATCCCCGTGCCGCGGGCGGCGCCGCACGTCGCGGGCTTGTCGGCTCTTCGCAGCCGCGTGCTGACGGTGATCGACTGCAAGCGCTCGCTGGAGCTTGGGATGAGCGATTGCTCGGACGGAATCCGCGAAGCTGCCGTCGTCGAATTCGACGGCCATCATTATGCGTTGATCGTCGACCTCGTCGAAGATGTGGTCGAAGCGCTCAGCGACCCGGCGCCGGTGCGCGCCGCGATGGGGGCCGGCTGGGGGCGCGCGTCTCTCGGTATGGTCGATACCGAAAGCGGTCCGCTGCTGCTCGTCGATGTCGCGGCCTTGATCGCCGGGGCTCCGGAAGCGAAGGCGGCTTAA
- the pspB gene encoding envelope stress response membrane protein PspB has translation MDEILIPILVCGMLFIGLPWLVFHYITKWKTAATLTTGDEKLLDELHDAARRLDDRLCTIERIMTAENPQWRQQCVPGREDTRRLLTDGE, from the coding sequence ATGGACGAAATCCTAATCCCGATTCTCGTATGCGGAATGCTGTTCATCGGCCTGCCGTGGCTGGTGTTCCACTACATCACCAAGTGGAAGACCGCGGCGACGCTGACCACCGGTGACGAGAAGCTGCTGGACGAGCTTCACGACGCTGCCCGCCGCCTGGACGACCGCCTGTGCACCATCGAGCGCATCATGACGGCCGAAAATCCGCAGTGGCGCCAGCAATGCGTTCCGGGCCGCGAGGACACGCGCCGCCTGCTGACCGACGGGGAGTAA
- a CDS encoding SufE family protein, translated as MPPLSDILDEYELVDAEDRYRLLIDLGRQLEPMPSALKTDASKVPGCSASVWVYPTSDSGKLHFLADSNAAITKGIVALVLAAVQDKPAVEVAGMDVAQSLAPFDLSKHLSANRTQGVPNMIALVKRTAERYAAAG; from the coding sequence CTGCCCCCGCTTAGCGACATCCTGGACGAATATGAGCTGGTCGACGCCGAGGACCGCTACCGGCTACTGATCGACCTCGGGCGACAGCTAGAGCCGATGCCGAGCGCGTTGAAGACGGACGCCAGCAAGGTGCCCGGATGCTCGGCGTCGGTCTGGGTCTATCCGACCAGCGACAGCGGCAAGCTCCACTTCCTGGCCGACAGCAATGCGGCGATCACCAAGGGAATCGTCGCGCTGGTGCTTGCAGCGGTGCAGGACAAACCGGCCGTCGAAGTGGCCGGCATGGACGTCGCGCAGAGCCTCGCCCCGTTCGATCTGTCGAAGCACTTGAGCGCGAACCGCACGCAGGGCGTGCCGAACATGATCGCGCTCGTGAAGCGGACTGCGGAGCGCTACGCCGCGGCCGGATAA
- the cheB gene encoding chemotaxis-specific protein-glutamate methyltransferase CheB: protein MIVDDSTVARAVLSRMIESDPAFEIIAVAGTAEDAIVALGECRVDVVILDLEMPGAGGLKSIPRIIAAAAGAKVMIVSSLAEDGAEQTVAALALGAADTMPKPGTGRFNGRFSEILVAKLKALGYASKTVSSASYAPQPSGPTPVLRPMPSDPIDVLALGASTGGIHALGVLFAALPRRIGVPILVTQHLPMPFMPVFARQLGAISGRRAVVAEDGMPLVADQVLLAPGDGHLTLEPSKTGALVRLTHGRSSSGCMPSLDPMFASAGAIYGSGALGVVLTGMGRDGVEGAATLVSCGGSIIAQDQASCAVWGMPRAVMEAGLASAVLPPEKIARRITSRTEEELPCK from the coding sequence ATGATCGTCGACGATTCGACGGTCGCCCGGGCGGTGCTTTCGCGAATGATCGAAAGCGATCCCGCCTTCGAAATCATCGCTGTCGCCGGAACCGCCGAAGACGCCATCGTTGCGCTTGGCGAATGCCGCGTAGACGTCGTCATCCTCGACCTCGAAATGCCCGGCGCGGGCGGGCTGAAGTCGATCCCGCGCATCATCGCCGCGGCCGCCGGCGCCAAGGTCATGATTGTGTCCTCGTTGGCCGAAGACGGCGCGGAGCAAACGGTGGCCGCGCTCGCGCTTGGCGCTGCCGACACCATGCCCAAGCCGGGCACCGGACGGTTCAACGGGCGGTTCTCCGAGATCCTCGTCGCCAAGCTGAAGGCGCTCGGCTACGCCTCGAAAACGGTATCCAGCGCCAGCTACGCGCCGCAGCCGAGCGGCCCGACTCCCGTCCTCCGGCCGATGCCGAGCGACCCGATCGATGTCCTGGCGCTCGGCGCGTCCACGGGCGGAATCCACGCGCTTGGGGTCCTGTTCGCGGCGCTCCCGCGGCGGATCGGCGTGCCGATTCTCGTCACCCAGCATCTGCCGATGCCGTTCATGCCGGTGTTCGCACGCCAGCTCGGCGCCATTTCCGGCCGCCGTGCCGTCGTTGCCGAAGACGGCATGCCGCTGGTGGCCGACCAGGTCCTGCTTGCACCCGGCGATGGGCATTTGACGCTCGAGCCCTCCAAGACTGGGGCGCTGGTCCGGCTCACCCACGGGCGCAGCAGCAGCGGCTGCATGCCCTCGCTGGACCCGATGTTCGCTTCCGCGGGGGCGATCTACGGTTCCGGCGCTCTCGGCGTCGTCCTTACCGGCATGGGCCGTGACGGCGTCGAGGGCGCCGCAACTCTGGTCTCATGCGGCGGCTCGATCATCGCCCAGGATCAGGCAAGCTGCGCCGTATGGGGAATGCCGCGGGCGGTAATGGAGGCGGGCCTCGCCAGTGCGGTGCTGCCGCCAGAGAAAATCGCCCGGAGGATCACCTCCCGGACTGAGGAAGAGCTGCCGTGCAAATAA
- a CDS encoding J domain-containing protein produces MARQKRSDDWGFPRWRSYADKGRSAAKIRLCDREGCSNVGDRPAPKAPNSPERWYFCEAHAAEYNKNWNYFAGLSPEEAARRAADEEQGNAGFRQSAQWKWAGPGDGSRSRDEMRALEALELDSDADFAAVKAAHRRLVKETHPDANPGDDEAAKRFTQVQAAYDVLKKAEERRLALGDAADA; encoded by the coding sequence ATGGCTCGGCAGAAGAGATCCGACGACTGGGGCTTCCCGCGGTGGCGGAGCTATGCGGACAAGGGCCGCTCGGCGGCGAAGATTCGGCTGTGCGACCGCGAAGGCTGCAGCAATGTCGGCGATCGGCCGGCGCCTAAGGCGCCGAACAGCCCCGAACGCTGGTATTTCTGCGAAGCCCATGCCGCCGAGTACAACAAGAACTGGAATTACTTCGCCGGCCTGAGCCCCGAAGAAGCCGCGCGCCGCGCCGCCGATGAGGAGCAGGGCAACGCCGGTTTCCGCCAGTCGGCGCAGTGGAAGTGGGCCGGTCCCGGGGACGGCAGCCGCAGCCGCGACGAGATGCGCGCGCTCGAGGCGCTCGAGCTCGACAGCGACGCTGACTTTGCGGCCGTGAAGGCGGCTCACCGTCGCCTGGTGAAGGAAACGCATCCCGACGCCAATCCCGGCGACGATGAAGCGGCAAAGCGCTTCACTCAGGTGCAGGCCGCTTACGACGTGCTGAAGAAGGCGGAGGAACGCCGGCTGGCACTTGGAGATGCCGCGGACGCTTGA
- the pspA gene encoding phage shock protein PspA yields MSIFSRTRDIFAANITEMLDRSEDPAKMIRMVILEMEETLVEVRASAARCIADNKEMRRALSRLDELQNNWTEKAELALSKDREDLAKAALIERQKASDMATGLREEIKVIEDTLKGYEADIAKLQAKLREARARQNAIAARFESAVTRARARELLNGNRTEDAFSKFEVLERRADFAEGRADALGMTGPKSLEEEIAELQAAESVDKELEAMKAALRAKGK; encoded by the coding sequence ATGAGTATCTTTTCCCGAACGCGGGACATCTTCGCGGCGAACATCACCGAGATGCTCGACCGGTCGGAGGACCCGGCGAAGATGATCCGGATGGTGATCCTTGAGATGGAGGAGACCCTGGTCGAGGTCCGCGCTTCTGCGGCGCGGTGCATCGCGGACAACAAGGAAATGCGACGTGCACTGTCGCGGCTCGACGAACTTCAGAACAACTGGACCGAAAAGGCCGAACTCGCGCTGAGCAAGGACCGCGAGGACCTGGCCAAGGCGGCGCTGATCGAGCGCCAGAAGGCCAGCGACATGGCGACGGGCCTGCGCGAAGAGATCAAGGTGATCGAAGATACGCTCAAGGGCTATGAGGCGGACATCGCCAAGCTGCAGGCCAAGCTTCGCGAAGCGCGGGCGCGGCAGAATGCGATCGCGGCGCGGTTCGAAAGCGCGGTGACCCGAGCCCGTGCCCGCGAGCTGCTCAACGGCAACCGCACCGAGGACGCATTCTCCAAGTTCGAAGTGCTCGAACGGCGCGCGGACTTCGCCGAAGGCCGCGCCGATGCGCTCGGGATGACCGGGCCGAAGAGCCTCGAAGAAGAAATCGCAGAACTGCAGGCCGCGGAGTCGGTCGACAAGGAGCTAGAAGCCATGAAGGCCGCGCTCCGGGCCAAGGGGAAGTAA
- the pspC gene encoding envelope stress response membrane protein PspC, with translation MAYDRYRTTQRQQPEFRSNQPQEYREDLPDNYRPESYYRGQPASRTRFYRDKRNGKVMGVCAGIADYTGFDIALVRICFLAAVFMSGGSVLPFYFIAGWIAPTKPTALETRDNEEQQFWQGVRASPARAARDIRSRMRDIDRRLADIESYVTTENRSLAREIEALAIEKGDKE, from the coding sequence ATGGCTTACGATCGCTACCGGACGACGCAGCGGCAACAGCCGGAATTCCGGTCGAACCAGCCGCAGGAATATCGCGAGGACCTGCCGGACAATTATCGTCCGGAGTCCTACTATCGTGGCCAACCCGCAAGCCGAACGCGATTCTATCGCGACAAGCGCAATGGCAAGGTCATGGGCGTGTGCGCCGGCATCGCCGATTACACCGGCTTTGACATCGCCCTGGTCCGCATCTGCTTCCTTGCCGCGGTGTTCATGAGCGGCGGGTCCGTCCTGCCCTTCTACTTCATCGCCGGGTGGATCGCGCCGACCAAGCCGACGGCGCTCGAAACCCGCGACAATGAGGAGCAGCAGTTCTGGCAGGGCGTGCGCGCATCCCCTGCCCGCGCGGCGCGCGACATCCGCTCGCGGATGCGCGACATCGACCGCCGGCTTGCCGACATCGAAAGCTATGTGACGACGGAGAACCGATCCCTGGCGCGCGAGATAGAAGCGCTGGCGATCGAAAAGGGAGACAAGGAATGA
- a CDS encoding glycine zipper 2TM domain-containing protein, which produces MRTFMLALAATSLSVPALPTAAAAHGRHHSAYQGKIWTDSQGRLRCKRSNGTTGLIVGAAGGALVGRAIGTRGERATGTILGAAAGALLGRHVDRSRVRCR; this is translated from the coding sequence ATGCGCACATTCATGCTGGCACTAGCGGCAACGTCGCTCAGCGTTCCGGCGCTTCCGACCGCGGCGGCCGCGCACGGCCGCCACCACAGCGCGTATCAAGGCAAGATCTGGACCGATTCACAGGGCCGGCTGCGGTGCAAGCGCTCTAACGGCACCACCGGATTGATCGTCGGCGCTGCCGGCGGTGCTCTTGTCGGGCGCGCCATCGGTACGCGCGGCGAGCGCGCGACCGGGACCATCCTGGGCGCGGCAGCGGGCGCCCTTCTCGGCCGCCATGTCGACCGCAGCCGGGTGCGCTGCCGCTAA
- a CDS encoding N-acetylmuramoyl-L-alanine amidase gives MDFIDRPSPNFDERQLPVSMIVLHYTGMPDCEGALSRLCSPEAKVSAHYCVDEDGTVYRLVDEDKRAWHAGKSRWRGISDVNSASIGIEIVNPGHEFGYRQFPDEQIASVIPLVADIKERHGIGRGNVVGHSDIAPARKEDPGELFPWWELAKRRLALPSPSRELIDPYWTDAGFLLALERFGYDVTDPQKAVIAFQRRFRPDMIDGIIDGECRAKLLALLLPRPQ, from the coding sequence ATGGACTTCATCGACCGGCCGTCGCCGAACTTTGACGAGCGCCAGCTACCGGTCTCGATGATCGTCCTTCATTATACCGGAATGCCGGACTGCGAAGGCGCGCTGTCGCGGCTCTGCTCGCCCGAAGCCAAGGTCTCGGCGCATTATTGCGTCGACGAGGACGGGACGGTTTACCGCCTGGTCGACGAAGACAAGCGCGCCTGGCACGCCGGCAAGTCGCGCTGGCGAGGCATCAGCGACGTCAACTCGGCAAGCATCGGGATCGAGATCGTCAATCCCGGTCATGAGTTCGGCTATCGGCAATTTCCCGACGAGCAGATCGCGTCGGTCATCCCGCTAGTCGCCGACATCAAGGAGCGACACGGGATCGGCCGCGGCAATGTCGTCGGTCATTCAGACATCGCGCCAGCGCGCAAGGAGGACCCGGGCGAACTTTTCCCTTGGTGGGAACTCGCCAAGCGCCGCCTGGCTCTGCCGAGCCCGTCGCGCGAGCTGATCGACCCTTACTGGACCGACGCGGGATTCCTGCTGGCGCTCGAGCGGTTCGGCTATGACGTCACCGACCCGCAGAAGGCGGTGATCGCCTTCCAGCGCCGCTTTCGTCCCGACATGATCGACGGGATCATCGACGGCGAATGCCGCGCCAAGCTTCTCGCGCTGTTGCTGCCGCGCCCGCAATAA
- a CDS encoding protein-glutamate O-methyltransferase CheR codes for MQISDSSIRILAGLLEGRTGQQLTMSRRWRIETALSSLLRERGIASLDELITILVMGKEPSLSQMVVEALLNNETYFFRDRAPFDVLQRHALPELMRRRAASKRLRIWSAGCSTGQETYSLAMLFAEEADKWRGWTIDILGTDVSTECVERARRGTYSQFEVQRGLGINQMIKWFEECDGGWRAVEALRRPLRFQVHNILEPPPHPGGFDIVLCRNVLLYLSAEKKTLSFDRIASAMAEDGWLMLGAGETVIGQTNKLGADIEARGLYRLTGDGSRIEKRQTERRAAAGGA; via the coding sequence GTGCAAATAAGCGACAGCTCGATCCGGATCCTTGCCGGCCTGCTCGAAGGACGGACCGGCCAGCAACTGACGATGAGCCGCCGCTGGCGCATCGAAACCGCGCTTTCGTCTCTGCTGCGAGAGCGCGGCATCGCTTCGCTCGACGAGCTCATCACCATCCTCGTGATGGGGAAGGAGCCGAGCCTGTCGCAAATGGTGGTGGAAGCCTTGCTCAACAACGAAACCTATTTCTTCCGCGACCGCGCGCCGTTCGACGTACTCCAGCGCCACGCCTTGCCCGAACTGATGCGGCGCCGCGCCGCCTCGAAGCGGCTTCGCATCTGGTCGGCCGGCTGCTCAACCGGGCAGGAGACCTATTCGCTGGCGATGCTGTTCGCCGAGGAAGCGGACAAGTGGCGCGGCTGGACGATCGACATCCTCGGCACTGACGTGTCCACCGAATGCGTGGAGCGCGCGCGCCGCGGCACGTACAGCCAGTTCGAAGTGCAGCGCGGCCTCGGCATCAACCAGATGATCAAATGGTTCGAGGAATGCGATGGCGGCTGGCGCGCGGTCGAGGCGCTTCGGCGTCCGCTGCGCTTCCAGGTACACAACATCCTTGAACCGCCGCCGCACCCCGGCGGGTTCGACATTGTCCTGTGCCGCAATGTGCTGCTCTACCTCAGCGCCGAAAAGAAGACGCTGAGCTTCGACCGGATCGCAAGCGCCATGGCTGAGGATGGCTGGCTGATGCTCGGGGCCGGCGAGACGGTGATCGGGCAGACCAACAAGCTTGGCGCCGACATTGAAGCGCGCGGTTTGTACCGCCTGACCGGCGACGGCAGTCGCATCGAAAAACGGCAGACGGAGCGCCGGGCGGCAGCAGGCGGGGCTTGA
- a CDS encoding response regulator yields MKSCLIVDDSKVIRKVARHILETLEFEVEEAGDGQEALTRCESKMPDVVLLDWNMPVMSGMEFLRLLRQRGHSDQPKVVFCTTENDMAHIRAALEAGADEYVMKPFDRETLHIKLQLVGVA; encoded by the coding sequence ATGAAGAGCTGTTTGATCGTCGATGACTCCAAGGTGATCCGCAAGGTCGCGCGGCACATTCTCGAAACCCTCGAGTTCGAGGTCGAGGAAGCGGGCGACGGCCAGGAAGCGCTCACCCGCTGCGAATCGAAAATGCCGGACGTCGTCCTGCTCGACTGGAACATGCCGGTGATGAGCGGGATGGAGTTCCTGCGCCTGTTGCGTCAGCGTGGCCACAGCGACCAGCCGAAGGTCGTTTTCTGCACGACCGAGAACGACATGGCGCACATTCGTGCGGCGCTCGAAGCGGGCGCGGACGAATATGTGATGAAGCCGTTCGATCGCGAGACGCTTCACATCAAGCTTCAGCTCGTCGGCGTCGCTTAA
- a CDS encoding DUF6766 family protein, translating to MFRRYAYGWITLGFFLGSLLLHWYFGWTAFADEAQAHGQAPDTASYMHEMLRDTFENWQSEFLQLLWQVGGLAYFLYVGSPSSKENDDRTELKLDAILRAVGGAKADELIAAIDHEYERDTGHTPHKHGSPLAKNAGKELNASFADAR from the coding sequence ATGTTCCGCCGTTATGCTTATGGCTGGATCACCCTCGGTTTCTTTCTCGGCTCGCTTCTGCTGCACTGGTACTTCGGCTGGACCGCCTTTGCAGACGAGGCGCAGGCGCACGGCCAGGCGCCCGACACAGCGAGCTACATGCACGAGATGCTGCGCGACACGTTCGAAAACTGGCAGTCCGAGTTCCTGCAGTTGCTGTGGCAGGTCGGCGGGCTTGCCTATTTCCTTTACGTCGGCTCGCCATCGTCGAAGGAGAATGACGACCGCACCGAGCTTAAGCTCGACGCCATCCTGCGTGCGGTCGGCGGCGCGAAAGCGGATGAGCTGATCGCCGCTATAGACCATGAATATGAGCGCGACACGGGTCACACGCCGCACAAGCACGGCAGCCCGCTCGCAAAGAACGCAGGCAAGGAGTTGAACGCGAGCTTCGCGGACGCCCGTTAA
- the pspF gene encoding phage shock protein operon transcriptional activator, translated as MERADQFIGQSLAFLDAVERASRAAPLNRPVLVIGERGTGKELIAERLHHLSSRWAAPLIVMNCAALPENLIEAELFGHEAGSFTGAQKTRHGRFEEADGGTLFLDELGTLSMAAQDRLLRAVEYGEITRIGASKPVSVDVRIVAATNENLPAQVDKGKFRADLLDRLSFEVITLPPLRARQGDVPLLATHFGRRMSVELEWPNWPGFTSRAMAALEAYPWPGNVRELRNVVERAVYRHEDAERPIDEINFNPFHSPWAPTATGGGGSMAVESFAAAPDEAVESQMAMPIATPAADPVATDDFRGAVAAYERRLLEDALQRNRFNQRATATALGLSYDQLRHALKRHKLQDSAG; from the coding sequence GTGGAGCGGGCAGATCAATTCATCGGGCAGAGCCTTGCCTTTCTCGACGCGGTCGAGAGGGCGAGCCGTGCCGCGCCGCTCAACCGACCGGTGCTGGTCATCGGCGAACGCGGCACGGGCAAGGAACTGATCGCCGAACGCCTTCACCATCTCTCCTCGCGTTGGGCCGCGCCGCTGATCGTCATGAACTGCGCCGCGCTTCCTGAAAACCTCATCGAGGCCGAACTGTTCGGCCATGAGGCGGGGAGCTTCACCGGCGCGCAGAAGACTCGCCACGGACGCTTCGAAGAGGCCGATGGCGGCACCTTGTTCCTCGACGAGCTCGGCACTTTGTCCATGGCAGCGCAGGACCGTCTCCTGCGCGCAGTCGAATATGGCGAGATCACCCGTATCGGTGCGTCGAAACCCGTGAGCGTCGATGTCCGCATCGTCGCCGCGACCAACGAGAACCTTCCGGCCCAGGTCGACAAGGGCAAGTTCCGCGCCGACCTTCTCGACCGCCTGTCGTTCGAAGTGATCACCCTTCCGCCGCTGCGCGCCAGGCAGGGCGACGTCCCGCTGCTCGCGACACATTTCGGTCGGCGGATGAGCGTCGAGCTCGAATGGCCGAACTGGCCCGGCTTCACATCGCGGGCGATGGCGGCGCTGGAAGCCTATCCGTGGCCCGGCAACGTTCGCGAGCTTCGCAACGTGGTCGAACGCGCGGTCTACCGGCACGAGGACGCCGAGCGGCCGATCGACGAGATCAATTTTAACCCGTTTCACTCGCCATGGGCGCCGACCGCGACCGGCGGCGGTGGGAGCATGGCGGTCGAATCGTTCGCCGCCGCGCCAGATGAGGCCGTCGAGTCCCAGATGGCGATGCCCATCGCGACGCCTGCCGCGGATCCGGTGGCGACGGACGATTTCAGGGGTGCCGTGGCCGCTTATGAGCGCCGGCTGCTTGAGGATGCGCTGCAGCGCAATCGTTTCAACCAGCGGGCGACGGCGACCGCGCTCGGCCTGAGCTACGACCAGCTCCGTCACGCGCTCAAGCGTCACAAGCTGCAGGACAGCGCCGGCTGA
- a CDS encoding metallophosphoesterase, producing MLLLAIAVLAVGFHNATADPLVRRITVVAADYPKGAPPLRVVLFSDLHVHGPDMPPRRAAKLVTQINVLRPDIVIATGDFVGANWIGRRYDAAAAVAPLSAVKATHGTYAVLGNNDHQAGAAGVAQALRKAGVRVLVNEAVQLGPIGLAGIDGRLFKNGGEWQARRQKVYAGLAATSGAKLLVAHRPDEFAWSPPWIDLVLAGHTHCGQIVLPLVGAIETGSDFGERYRCGAIRERDNLMIVTAGLGTSRLPLRFGAPPDIWLVELRGAQSQMVGVEGPAASE from the coding sequence GTGCTGCTGCTCGCGATCGCTGTCCTCGCCGTCGGCTTCCACAACGCGACTGCCGATCCGCTGGTGAGGCGAATCACGGTGGTCGCCGCTGACTATCCGAAAGGCGCGCCGCCGCTCCGGGTCGTCCTCTTCTCTGACCTTCACGTCCACGGCCCCGACATGCCGCCGCGGCGTGCGGCAAAGCTCGTCACGCAAATCAATGTCTTGCGCCCGGACATTGTGATTGCGACCGGAGACTTCGTCGGCGCTAACTGGATCGGCCGCCGCTACGATGCGGCAGCCGCGGTCGCTCCGCTCAGCGCAGTGAAGGCAACGCACGGCACCTATGCCGTGCTCGGCAACAATGATCACCAGGCGGGCGCAGCAGGCGTCGCGCAGGCGCTGCGGAAAGCGGGCGTGCGCGTGCTCGTGAACGAAGCAGTTCAGCTTGGGCCGATCGGGTTGGCCGGGATAGACGGGCGCCTGTTCAAGAACGGGGGCGAATGGCAGGCGCGGCGGCAGAAGGTTTACGCCGGGCTCGCCGCCACATCAGGCGCCAAATTGCTGGTCGCGCACCGGCCGGACGAATTCGCCTGGTCGCCGCCATGGATCGACCTGGTGCTCGCTGGGCATACCCATTGCGGCCAAATCGTCCTGCCGCTCGTCGGTGCGATCGAGACCGGCTCCGACTTCGGCGAACGCTATCGATGCGGCGCGATCAGGGAGCGGGACAATCTGATGATCGTCACGGCCGGGCTAGGAACCAGCCGCCTGCCGTTGCGCTTCGGCGCGCCCCCCGACATCTGGC